One window of Pirellulales bacterium genomic DNA carries:
- a CDS encoding aspartate aminotransferase family protein — MSDAATNNDLARDQAHLVHSLHRPAAQMHAHEWVEGRGSILIDQSGREFIDALAGLWNVVVGHGRTELADAAAGQMKKLAFATCYAGSTNRPAIELAERIAGLCYKGIKRFFFTSGGAESNESAFKTARYFWRTSGQPTKIKIIGRQWGYHGTTMAAMSATGIASYWPMFEPRVPGFLHIASPYPYRFQPPAGTSANDSRTPGVMAADLLEEAILREGPDTVAAFLGEPVQGAGGVIVPQDDYWPRIRAICDKYDVLLLADEVITGFGRTGKWFGLARYGIEPDIFAFAKAVTSGYFPLGGIGINERIAAAINSSPDDKSWMHAFTYSGHPVGCAVALANLDIIEREGLVERAAALGRRLLTGLRTLESHPHVGDVRGLGLMAAVEFVADKQTKAEFPAAEKVGPRIHAATQERGMFTRLRGDVYNLAPPFTTSEATIDRMVEILGESIKAVLG; from the coding sequence ATGTCAGACGCCGCCACGAACAACGATCTCGCCCGCGATCAGGCGCACCTGGTCCATTCCTTGCATCGCCCCGCCGCGCAAATGCATGCGCACGAGTGGGTCGAGGGACGCGGATCCATTCTTATCGATCAGTCGGGGCGCGAATTCATCGACGCGCTGGCCGGCTTGTGGAATGTCGTCGTCGGTCACGGGCGCACCGAGCTAGCCGACGCGGCGGCGGGCCAAATGAAGAAGCTAGCCTTTGCCACCTGCTATGCCGGCAGCACCAACCGTCCCGCGATCGAACTGGCCGAGCGCATCGCTGGACTGTGCTACAAGGGAATCAAGCGATTCTTCTTCACCTCGGGCGGCGCCGAATCAAACGAGTCTGCCTTCAAAACGGCCCGTTACTTCTGGCGCACGAGCGGCCAGCCGACCAAGATCAAGATTATCGGTCGGCAGTGGGGCTATCACGGCACGACTATGGCCGCGATGTCGGCAACCGGGATCGCCTCGTACTGGCCGATGTTCGAGCCGCGCGTGCCTGGCTTTTTGCACATCGCCAGCCCCTATCCGTATCGCTTTCAACCGCCAGCCGGCACGTCGGCAAACGATTCGCGTACCCCTGGTGTGATGGCTGCCGATCTCCTTGAAGAGGCCATCCTCCGCGAAGGCCCCGACACCGTGGCCGCCTTTCTGGGTGAACCAGTTCAAGGGGCCGGCGGTGTGATCGTACCTCAGGATGATTACTGGCCGCGCATTCGCGCCATTTGCGATAAGTACGACGTGCTGCTGCTGGCCGACGAAGTTATCACCGGCTTCGGGCGCACCGGAAAATGGTTTGGACTGGCGCGCTACGGCATCGAGCCTGATATCTTTGCCTTCGCCAAGGCAGTCACTAGTGGCTACTTCCCGTTGGGGGGCATCGGCATTAACGAGCGTATCGCCGCGGCCATTAACTCATCGCCCGACGATAAGAGTTGGATGCATGCTTTCACCTACTCCGGCCATCCGGTGGGCTGCGCCGTGGCTCTGGCCAATCTGGACATCATCGAGCGTGAAGGATTGGTCGAACGGGCTGCGGCCCTGGGGCGACGCCTACTGACCGGCCTGCGAACGCTCGAATCGCATCCACACGTTGGCGATGTGCGCGGTCTGGGACTGATGGCGGCCGTCGAGTTCGTGGCCGACAAACAAACGAAGGCCGAATTCCCCGCCGCGGAAAAAGTCGGCCCACGCATTCACGCCGCCACTCAGGAACGCGGCATGTTCACCCGACTGCGTGGCGACGTTTACAACCTGGCCCCGCCGTTCACTACCAGTGAAGCCACGATCGATCGCATGGTGGAAATCCTGGGCGAATCGATCAAAGCGGTGCTGGGGTAA